The nucleotide sequence GCATTATTTAAGCTACTTAAATCATCTAAGTATCCTAAAGCTGATTCTTTAGCTTGATCTAAATTATCTTGAGCTTCTTGAGTTAAGTTAGCCATATCTGTTTTGGTTTTAGTGATTAATTGATCGATTTGATCGTTAATTGCAGCTCAATCAACTGGTTCACTTAAATCAGAATTTAAGAATTCATAATTTTTAACAATATCTTGATCTAAAGGTTGGCGAGTTTGGACACTTGCATTTGCATATTTGTCACTATTTTGTAACTCTTTTGCTTGTTTTTGTACGTTCCGTAACTCTTCCATTTTCGACTTAATAGTATCAAATAATTTTTTTGCTTTTTCAAGCTCGTCACTGTTACTTGCTTGATTTACAACTTCAACTAACTTATCTTTTTGACTTGGAGTCAAGTCAGGATTTTGAGTGATTTCATTAATTAAATCATTCTTATCTTTGGCGAGTTTTGCATCACCATTTAATGCATTTTTAGCATCAATTAAGCTATTTTTGATTGTTTCAACTGCATTTTGATCTTTATTTTCTCCACTTGGATCAACTAAATCTTTAGCAATTTTAGCAATTTGATCGTATGCATCTTTTAATTCTTGATCGGCATTGTCGTATTTAACTGGATTTGCTTGCAATTCTTTTTCAACAGTCGCAATTGCATCTTTTAAATCTTTCATTGCATTATCAAGTTTTTGAGCTTTATCTTTAATTGCTTGAGTTTGAATAATTGAATCTTTCTCTTTTGCTTGTTTGATTAATTCTGCTTTTTGTACATCATTAAGATGTTGTAATTTGTTAATAAATTCTTCAGCATCATTGTGAGCTTCGTTTAGTTTTTCATCACCATTTAATGCAGCTTTGGCATTTTCTAGATTTGTTACTAATTCTTTAACAGCTTTAATATCAACTAATGCAGTTTTCTTATTAGTTTGACTTTCATAAACTTTTGAAACTTTTGCAGCTGCAAGTAATGCATCATCATAATTCTTTTGCAATTTTTCATCCGCATTGGTATAGCGAATTGATTCTTTAGTTTTGTTAACCAACTCCACTTCATACACGTCATTTAATTTTTCCATTGCCGCATCAAGTTCACGTGCTTTTGCAGTTTCTTGTGCAACCGCTTCAGGAGTTGTTTGTTTTGAAATAGTTTGCTTTAAACTATCTTTTTGAGCTTGGTTTAATTCTTCTAATGAATCAATTACATTGCTTGCATCATTGCGAACTTTTTGCATATTTTGTTCACCATTTAGAGCATCCAATGCACTTTGAACTCTATTATTTATATCTTGAATTGCTTGAGTATTAAGTAATTCATCTGCTACTGTATTTGTATCCTGTAATTTTGCTTGTAATTCTTTAGCGGTTGTAATTGCATCATCATATGCTTGACGTTTTGCTGCTTCTGAACCAGTATATTTAATATCTGCTTTGGTTGTATCTTCTTCAGAAATATGTTTATTCAATAATTCCGTTGCTGAATTAAGAGCTGAATGATTAACATCTTTAGCCTCGACATCTGCAATTGTATTTTGCTTGTCAATTAGATTTTTAGCAGCTTCTTTTTGTGCATCGCTTAAGTTGTTATATTCATTGTCAACTTTCGCTTTAGCCTTAGCTTTGGCTTCTGCTAAACGTTCTTCACCATCAAGAGCTTCACGAGCTGCGATTAATTTAGCACGTTCAGCTTTAACTGTATCTAAATCAAAATCAGCTCCATTTTGAACGTCAGTATTATTCTTTTGGTTTTCAAGTTGTACATCAAAAGCTTTTTGTTTTTCGCTTAAAGCTTGTGTATAGTCAATTTCATTTTTGATATCACCAAAGTTTTCATTTTTATAATCTAACATTGCTTTATCTAAATCATCAGCATATTTAGTTAAATCTGTTACTTTTGATACATTTGCAGCTTTAACTTTATTTACTAAAGTAGCTTTTTGATTTTGAGTTAAGTTTGCTAAATTATTATTAATATGATTAATTAAAGTTTCTTTTGCAGCATTATCTGCTTGTGCTTGTTTGAAGATAGCAACCACATCATGATCAAATTTTAATTTCGCATTATTTTCATCTTGAACTTGAATTGGTCAATCTGGATTGGTTGAATTTTGGTATTTTAAACCTGCATTTGTTAATTTTTGTTTGTAAGCGGTTTTTTCACTGTCACTTAAATTACTTAATTGAGCTACTTGTGTTTGTGCATTTGATTTTGAATTTTCTAAATAATTTTTTAGATGACTTAAAACTTTTTCTTTAGTCAAGTTTTTATCAAATGTTTTTACAGTTTCTTTTAATGTCGCTTTTTCTTCAGGAGTTAATAATTCAAATTCATCAATTTTTGCAATTAAATCTTTGTGCACACCATTTAATTGTTCGATAGTATTATCTAAAGCTTCTGTTTTAGCCTGTGCATCTTGAGCTAAAGTGACTAAATTAGTTAAATTATTTTGATCAAATTGAGTATTTTGCACGTTACTTAGCAATTTATTTGCTTGAGTAATTGCGTTATTCAATACATCTTTCTCGTTTTGTGATTCTAAAAGATAAATTGGTTGACTTTTAACTTTATTTGCATCAGTTAATTTTACTTTTAATTCAGCCAATTTAGTATTTAAGTCAGTCGCGTTTTGCTTGATTGTTTGTGCATCTGCTAAAGAATTTTGAGCTTCAACTAGAGTTTTAAGTTGTGTTTGTTGCTCTGTACTTAAATTGTTTAACTTCTCGATAGCTTGAGCAATTTCCGAATTCTTTTCAATTCCATTTAAAGCTTCTTTTGATTGTTGAGCATTTTTAACTAATTCTTGCAATGCAGCTAAATCATTTGCGTGACTTTGATCATTAATTTCATTGGCTAAATCAGTCAATTTATCATCATAACTTGTTTTAAATTCATCTTCAGATAAACGATAATCGATTGTATTTTTGTAATTGTCTAATTCAATTTTTTAATGCATCCGCTTTTGCTTTTAATTCATCATAAGCACGAGCTTCCTCAAGAATTTCATTAATTTTTGCTTCATCTTGAGCATTATTAATACGAGCTTTATAAGCATCTTTTTGGTTTTGGTTAATCGAATTTAATTGATCAATTAAGTTTTTATAACCTTGTTTTTTAGCATTATCCAAGATTTTGTCTAATTTATCTTGAGCACTTGGATTTTGGTCAGTGTCAGTAAATTCTACTTCTTTAACTTCTTTAACATAATCTTTTAATTGCTCTTTAGTTAAATCAGTTAATTTCTCTAATTCAGCAATTGTATCTGCTTTAGCTTGATTGTATTCGTTAGCTTTATCAACAATTGCATCAATTAATTGAGCTTTGTTCGCATCAGTATTTGAAACATTATTAATTTGATCGCTTAATTTTTGAACTTCTCTAGTGTTTAAATTATCTAATGCTTTAACAGCTTTTATCGCTTTATTTTTAAGTCCATCAAGATTTACAAAAGCTTCTTTAACACTTCCTAAAGTTGAATTATCTGCAATTAAGGTTGTTAAACTAGGATTTGCGTTTCCATCATTTTGACTTGAGTTAATTAATTCTTTTGCAGCAGCAAAAACATCATCATAGTGTTGTTTTGCAGGATCAGAAGCAAATTTATAATCATCTAAATTAGCAACATCTTTATCAGTAAATTCTTTAACAATGTCTTTTAATGACTTCATATTAGTATTAACACTTGCGGCATCATTAAATGCGTTTTGTGCTGTATTTAAGTCATTTGCGTCTTGAATTGCACTAATTAAATCTTGTTTTTGTTTTGGATTTAAGTGTTCATAAGTTGCATCAATTTGATTAATTAAATCTTGTTTTTGAGCTTTAAGTACAATCGCATCTAATGCATTTGCACTATTTTGAGTAATTGAAATCGGATTTGCATTTGCATTAATTTCAACAACTGTATCTTTAACTTCATTAATTAAAGCTTGTTTTTCTGAAACAGGATTAGTGTCTGAAGTTTCATCGCTTAAGTTGGTTAAACCATTAATTTGATTAATACGTTCTTGTTTAGCTGTATTAATTGGACTTGCTTGATCAACTACTTTAGAAATTTGACTTGCATAATCATCATCTAATAAATTGATTGCATCTAATTTTTCACTTAATTTTTCAATTTCACTCTTATTTAGATTTGCAAATTGAGTTTTATCGTTAATTTTTTCTTTAGCTACAACAATTTCACCATCTAATTTTGCAAACAAGTTTTCTAAACTATTATTAGTATTAACATTAGCGATAAAAGTTTTTAAAGTATTTTCACCATTGTTTGTGCTTGAAGTTAATAAATCTTTAGCAGCTGTTGATTGTGTATCAAAAACATCTTTAGTTGTCGCAGTTGCTTTTGAGTATTTTTTATTTAGATCTTGTTGAACTTTTGCTTCAATTGCAGGAATTACTTCATCTTTAAGTTTTCTCATTTTTTCATTTAATCCCGAATATGAATTAAACACTTCTTGTGCTTCTGCAATTGTAGCTTTAGAATCAATTAAGTTTTTTAAATCTTCTTTTTGTTTTGGATTTAAGTAAGCGTAAGTACCATCAATTTGGTTTTTCAATCCTTGTTTTGTTGCATCAAGAACGATATTTTCGAATTTTTGTTCATTATTTGCTTCACTACTATCAAATTTCGTTTCTTTGATTCGATTAATGTAATCTTGCTTTTCTTCTTCACTTAAGCCAGGTGTTTGATTAATTCTATCAATGTATTCTTGTTTTTTATCATTTGCATTTTTAGCTTTTTCTTTGATAGTTTCAACATTTTCTGAAGTATTAGCTTGATCGATTTGATTTTTATACTCATTCTTTTCAGTTTTAGAAAGATTGTTTAGATTATCAACAGCATTTTTGGCCGCATCTTTCTTAATATCAACTAAAGATGTATCTAAAGCACTAATTAATTGATCAACTTGGGTTGCATCAGCATTTGCCGGAATTGAAACTCCATTATTTGCAGGTTGGTTATTAATAACATTTTTTGCGTTTTCTAATGCATTTTCGTATGCTTTTTTAACACCTTCAGAAGCATTTTGGTATGCGTCT is from Mycoplasmopsis pullorum and encodes:
- a CDS encoding GA module-containing protein — translated: MTDLANEINDQSHANDLAALQELVKNAQQSKEALNGIEKNSEIAQAIEKLNNLSTEQQTQLKTLVEAQNSLADAQTIKQNATDLNTKLAELKVKLTDANKVKSQPIYLLESQNEKDVLNNAITQANKLLSNVQNTQFDQNNLTNLVTLAQDAQAKTEALDNTIEQLNGVHKDLIAKIDEFELLTPEEKATLKETVKTFDKNLTKEKVLSHLKNYLENSKSNAQTQVAQLSNLSDSEKTAYKQKLTNAGLKYQNSTNPDWPIQVQDENNAKLKFDHDVVAIFKQAQADNAAKETLINHINNNLANLTQNQKATLVNKVKAANVSKVTDLTKYADDLDKAMLDYKNENFGDIKNEIDYTQALSEKQKAFDVQLENQKNNTDVQNGADFDLDTVKAERAKLIAAREALDGEERLAEAKAKAKAKVDNEYNNLSDAQKEAAKNLIDKQNTIADVEAKDVNHSALNSATELLNKHISEEDTTKADIKYTGSEAAKRQAYDDAITTAKELQAKLQDTNTVADELLNTQAIQDINNRVQSALDALNGEQNMQKVRNDASNVIDSLEELNQAQKDSLKQTISKQTTPEAVAQETAKARELDAAMEKLNDVYEVELVNKTKESIRYTNADEKLQKNYDDALLAAAKVSKVYESQTNKKTALVDIKAVKELVTNLENAKAALNGDEKLNEAHNDAEEFINKLQHLNDVQKAELIKQAKEKDSIIQTQAIKDKAQKLDNAMKDLKDAIATVEKELQANPVKYDNADQELKDAYDQIAKIAKDLVDPSGENKDQNAVETIKNSLIDAKNALNGDAKLAKDKNDLINEITQNPDLTPSQKDKLVEVVNQASNSDELEKAKKLFDTIKSKMEELRNVQKQAKELQNSDKYANASVQTRQPLDQDIVKNYEFLNSDLSEPVDWAAINDQIDQLITKTKTDMANLTQEAQDNLDQAKESALGYLDDLSSLNNAQLDNFKDQINTANLITDSSDSIESIKEIANALNDLMSKLNDYIENVVESANDVDPRTNVNYINADQELKDNFDNSYANATTLVDKELGANLNFDETNDVYLKLKKDFEALNGEQNKRLNAGELEKLVNEASEFVQKAPYTTSTPEKQNAYDVAIEDGKKVLENLESATVEEIQEAIDKIKDAIKQIYDNKDDLKNIVDELPNLSEQEKEHFKDLIQNEEDPVKRDEILREAQKISDQKQELINLINEQPNLSDADKEQLRDKVVNADSSQENWYDKLKDDITKANELIKKLVDEISNHTLNNEQLDQLIKDLADAGVKNTDYDKIVDGLKKYNDLTNALTNYRNSHVLDENYQDLKDALVAAIKDTVDFAVTHEELSKLKDQLVSQKEQLNQVANAEMNLVDSLINKDQSKFDEALNSINEIISDKYGEFNKELNDKNYFKITNIPASQISENDINLINSIEQKDASEVIYSALQEALKTKSKPDNLSIFWWILLGLFTAGIGAGIYFLAKKSKRDEE